A segment of the Lycium barbarum isolate Lr01 chromosome 7, ASM1917538v2, whole genome shotgun sequence genome:
ACTTTTAACGACTATCACCGTAGCAATTACCCATAACTACTATTACCAACCAACGCTCCACAATCACTATTACTAGCCAATGGCAGAGCCAAATTTTCTACTAagagggttcaaaaatataaaaaattaaaatatgaaaaaattaagAGATCCAACACCTTCTCTCTCTATATATGTAAAATAATATTGACCATGcgtatatagtgtaattttttacCGAAAGAACCAGTTCCCATTCAAGAACCTACATGATTTTCAAAGATAACATTGATTAAAAAGGGTactaattcaaaagaaaaaaaaagcaacaaatttaaaataaagtaaaaaattacaaagtgaaaagaaaaaaatgcgattttttatttttgaagaCTCGATGGAGCGGGACAAAAGAAGGAAGAAATATTAAACGGGACATAAGTTAAAATTTTGCacattaaggggtcgtttggtttaaggactcattagtcccgggattataatcccggaactaatttatcccatctattgggattattttataaataatcccagtataagtgagttaagaaggtataagttgggttatccaacactaatttttatatcatgtttaatacaaggtataaatttatcccaacactattttataccttataccaaatatgatataaaaattagtgctgggataactcagcttataccttaaaccaaacgacccctaagattaATCTTGTCCTTCGCCGCCCTACCCCATTTAACATCCGTTAATTTTCACGTGTTTACTCCTTCGTATTTCAAACCTCCTTGGTAAAAATCTTGCCTCCGCCCCGGCCATTAGCCATCATATAATCTTTTTAACTTTTTTAATATAGTATTAAgattaattagttaattaaacttttttttttgttttttttttttgtggtgcaGAGGAGTATACAGAAGAACAATCAGTAGCTCACATTAGGCGACTACTCGACATAGTTGCATGCACCACATCTTTCAACAGTTCATCTTCATCTTCACCTAAACCAACCGGTCGAACCGGTACCGAACCCGGTTCAGAAAATGCACAACCGGAAACAACAAAATCAGGCAAACCGAAAAAATCCGGTTCGCCGAAAAAACCGGCGAAGACAGATGTCACCGCCGCGTGCGGCGGCGCTGATGGTGTTGATGCAGCGGAGAAAGGTGATCCGGCGATGATGTGTCCACCGCCACGGTTGGGACAGTTTTATGAGTTCTTCTCTTTTGGACATCTCACTCCTCCAATACAATGtgagttttattttattttattttattttattcgtcACTCACTTTGTCCTAATTTATACGAAGGTGTTTGACTGTGCACGAAATTTAATAATGATATAAAGACTTTCGAAACTCACGGTCTAAAATAAGAtgctgtttggatgggcttatgtgtataagtaactaaaaaaataagttggttagtctaactttttttttttttttggcttataagctgcttgagataagttaagtcaaatgggcccaattatttttttgagcttattttaagcataaaatgactttaagttggccaactaaatactcaaaaaagctgaaaacagcttataagcaacttataagccaatccaaacgggctctaaaacaTAAATATTTGCGTTGCTATATCCTGTTTCTAAACTTGACCTTAGCTGGCGAGTATGCCCTTCAACTTTGGGTGTACACAAGTAGGCACATCAATTTTAAGGgcatgtttatgtattatgcctattTAACTGGGCACGAAATTTAAATATGAATAGAttatttttgaaatttatggtctaaaataaattatagatatttgtgtgaataTAAATTGCTCCTTCTGTTTCATTTTACTTTGCCCATGTTGACTTGACACATTGCTTAAAGAATTTTTTTATTTGGGGTGTATTTTACTAAATTAACTTTATTAATGACGCTTTGGAACTCTAAATTTGACTATGGTATGTAATGTAGTTATCTAATACTAAGGGTAGTATGGGAAAAAAGTAATAAAATTCTCTTGATTTgctaaaatggacaagtaaaaagaAAATTCTATTTTTTGTATAGGGGCCAAGTAAAATGAAACAGTGGGAGCATTTCATTAGAAGTAAAATGGGGATATTAAAgtcaaattgttactaaatatagaaatgtataatTCTTTTAGACATTGACGAAAAGGAAaagagtatcacataaattgggacggagggagtaattttttttGGCAATCATGTAACTAAGTTTATTAATTTTCATTATTAAGTTTATGTTGGATGTATTTTTCTATTTGATTAAAATTCAATTTATTGGAGGTGGAAATGCATGGGAAAAAACTTTTAGAGGCTTTTCATGgctacaattttttatttttactcatAGCTGCAATTTTATTTAATGTGTAAAAGATCAGTCTTTGCATGGGAAAGAACTTTCAGAGGCAATTTTATTTTTACTCATAGCTGCAgttttatttattctttagttatcttaagtaggcgtttggccataaaaaccaatctttttcactttatttggaaattttgaagttgcagttgaagatggagttgtgtttggttatacatTTTGTAATAATATTTGGATAATGTTCATGTTTGAATGTATTTGAATacaacttcaaaagtgaaaagtgagttggaaaaaagtgaaaacaggttataagttgttttccaaatttgaaatacaacttcaagttggatttggaattttcatagcaaaacactgattttcaaataaagtgaaaattattCCGGACGAAATGAataatttctatggccaaacgggtccttaagTTTGTTAATTTTCATTGTCTTTTGAAATTGTTAAAGCAATGATTAATCCAATTTAGTGAAGCTGGAAATGCAGGGGAAAGAATCTTAAGAGGCTATTCATGGCTGCAATTTTATCTTTACCTGTTGCTGCAATTTTATTTAAGAACAACATGTATAAAAATCAgttattttccttaaaaaaagtTTTCTTATCTGCTAATCATTTGTTTGGATGTGCAGATATTAGGAGATCAAGTCGACCATTCCTTGAGGATAAAACGGAAGATGATTTTTTCCAAATTGATGTGAGCTTTCTTTGTTTTAATATTTATTTGTTGCAAAAGAACTCGTTTGGGTTAGCTGATTGAAAATACTAGCTGATAAGTGTCAACTGTTAAGTGCTAAAACTGATTTTGTAAATAAGCAGTTACATGTTTGGATAGAAGTGCTGAAACTCATAATAAACAGTTAATGTCATATGGTAGTTTGATTAATGGTTCTTGAAATACATTACAGGTTCGGATTTGCAGTGGCAAGCCGACAACAATTGTTGCTTCTAGGACAGGTTTCTATCCTGCTGGAAAACGTTCTCTTTTGAGTCACTCTTTGGTTGGATTATTGCAACAATTAAGTCGAGTTTTTGATGCTGTGAGTAAGAATATGTTTTGTCAAACTCTTATCATTTATCGGTCCACGGAGATCCAGTATGTAGTGGTGAATTGACCATATATGCCATTTCtttgttaattgtttgtttgtttgttccaGGCATACAAGGCTCTCATGAAAGGATTCACTGAGCATAATAAGGTTAGTAATATTTGTCTACGGATATCgaccaaaaaaaatatttgtcTACAGAtaagggccaaaattgcccctgtACTTTTTGCCGAGGAGCACATTTCAGATAATAGTTGGGCTGTTTGACCCTGCCGTTACCAAAAGGGctcaattttcccttatttccaATTTCAGCTAACGGATCTattgaaaaaaatataaattcaaatttTTTGCCACGTGTCAACATTATAAaaacattttctttttctttcttcctttcatTTTGAAAGTCGTGTTCAAGAATATGCAAACAATGAATGCTAAAGAATGGTTACCTTTTATTACAGTTTGGGAATCTTCCTTATGGTTTTCGAGCGAACACATGGGTTGTCCCTCCTTTTGTTGCTGACAATCCAGCTACTTTTCCTCCACTTCCCATGGAAGATGAGAATTGGGGAGGAAATGGAGGTGGACAAGGAAGAAACGGTAAGCATGATCACCGGCCGTGGGCAAAGGAATTTGCGATTCTGGCAGCAATGCCTTGTAAAACGGCGGAAGAAAGGCAAATTCGAGATAGGAAAGCGTTTCTACTTCACAGTCTATTCGTCGATGTATCAGTTATCAAAGCAGTTGCTGCCATAAAACATCTAGTGGACAACAGCCAGGGTGGAACAAATTCATACGAGGAAAAGATTGGAGATCTTCTTATCAGTGTGAATAAAGACATGTCAGATGCGAGCAAGAAATTGGACAACAAAAATGACGGCATTCAGGTGCTAGGCATGTCCCTGGAGGAGCTTGCAAAGAGAAACTTACTGAAAGGCATAACTGCAGATGAGAGTGCAACTGTTCATGTATGTTTGAATATAAATATGTTTATTTTTCATCATtttgttgagaatataattatgTAAATAAATCTTCTCTCTCTAACATCTTAAGGTTTTaaatgagatggtcacacacttcaaTATGGTACCAGAGCAGGTAGAGGTCCTAGGATCAGATCTCAACGCCACCCATTAATAAAAAGAATTTTCACGTGCTTGgcccatgaaaaaaaaaaagaatcaggcCCGTACATGAGGGGCATGTTGAGAATATGATTGTATAAATAAAATTGTGCTCTCTTTAacaacttaagcttttagatgagatggtcacgCACTTCAATAATCTGCAAGCTGATTTTGTTATTTGTTGAAGCAGTTCATATCTTATGGTGTTACGTTTCGTCGCAGGACACTTTCACCTTGGGTGTAGTGGTGGTTAGACACTGTGGCTACACAGCTATCGTAAAAGTTGCAGCCGAGGTGAACTGGGGGACAAAACCCATTCCTCAGGATATTGAAATAGATGACCAGGCGGAGGGAGGTGCAAACGCGTTAAATGTTAACAGGTCAGTAGAGTTGGCCAGAATCAGATGACACTAAGATTAATATATGTACCTACCTTAGTGAATTGTTTTTGATTTTCTTGAACTATTCTACTAACTGTTTTTACAATAGACCCTTGTTGGTccagcccttccccggaccccgcgcatagcagaaacttagtgcaccgggctgcccttcaTTCTACTAACCGTTTTCTTCATCTTATGCAGCTTGAGAATGCTATTGCACAAGTCATCAACACCTCAGACACCTAGCCAAGTACATAAATTTCACGGTGCAGATGTCGAAGACGTTCTGGCTGCTAAGTCCTTAGTAAGACAGGTGCTTGGTGAAAGCTTGCAGAAGTTACAGGAAGAAGACAGTAAACAGGTGAAATCTATTAGATGGGAGCTGGGTGCATGTTGGGTGCAACATTTGCAAAATCAGGCGTCCGGGAAAGTTGAGTCTAAAAAAACTGATGAAGCTAAAGTGGAGCCAGCAGTAAAGGGTCTTGGGAAGAACGGTGGCCTGCTAAAGGATATTAAGAAGAAATCAGATGATAAGAGCAGCAAAGCCAGTTCAGGGAATGAAGTTCCGTCAAGTGACAAGAAAGAACTAGAGAAACAAGACGAGGAAATGGAGATGCTTTGGAAAAAGGTTCTACCTGAAGCAGCATATCTGCGCCTAAAAGAATCAGAAACTGGTCTTCACCTTAAGGTGTGTTTGCTGGCTTTCATACTAGTACTCAGTCCTTGCAAGTTTATAGCCTGCTTGGTCAAGCTTCCAGAAtctacttattttgaaaattgcTTTTTGTCGGAAGTGCTTCTCGAAAAAGTATTTTTGGACAGTAGCAGTTTGTGTTTAGCTcatcaatttcaaaaattatttttgccAGTATTAGAGCAGCGATTTGTGCTTGGTCAAGGTTTTAAAAGTGCTTTCGGGAAAAACCGGCTTTTGAAAACCAACTTCTGCTACTACTCAATAGCACATATTTATTTCTCTCTAAAAGCTGGGCCAAACACCTCAAATCTCTGAAATAAGCACTTCTCTTTAACAAAAAAAGATACTTTTGGCTTCTTAGAAGCTTGGGCAAACAGACTATTAGTTTCATGGCTGCAATGTATGGAAACAATAGCCCCGAGAGCCACATGTAAGATAAATCTGTCATGCTCAATCATCATGTCCAGTTCTTAAATCGTATTCTGGTTCTGTCTGTTTTGGCAGTCACCCGATGAGTTGATCAGTATGGCACATAAATACTATGCTGATACTGCCCTACCAAAACTGGTAAGTGCCTCTATATACTTTGCATGTCTCTACTGCTTCTTGAAATTGAACTAACTCTTGCTGGCTGGAATATTTGAAAGGTTGCTGATTTTGGGTCACTGGAGCTTTCACCCGTCGATGGAAGGACACTAACAGATTTCATGCACACCAGGGGTTTGCAAATGTGCTCCTTGGGACGTGTGGTAATTGCTTCAGGCCTTATTAGCGCAATAAATCATGAATGTCAGTGTTAATAAAGCAAAAGCATATAGTTAAACTTGATTTTCTGGGTGGGTTTGGCAATGTTATTAAAACATCTTCTATTTCTCTCAATCCATATAGCCCACAAGATGCAGGCTAGTATAGAATAAAAAGGCCGCATGACAAACATTAAGACCTAATGTTTGTGTTCAGAATAACTAGGCTTCCAACTAGTTGGTATCGTCTATATGGGTCTTTGCTTCCATTAAATTTGTATTAGTTAATTTTGCACATTGATTCTGAGAGTTTGTAGGTCTTTTGAGACAACTTCGATTAATCTGCCTCATAACAGCATTTGCAATACTCTTTAATATTTCTCGTGAGCAGAATTGCAAACTCTGATTCTTCTAGGTTTATCCTTCCTGAGGATCTTCAATGAATAAAGCTCGATTTCAAGAGAGAAATAACCAAGTGTGCTTCCAAAGAGATTCTACCAACTTTCCGTACTCCTTGTTTCAGTTTAAATTCTTTCCTATTGACTCTTTTAAATCAGTGAGAAGGCTACTTTATAATGCTTGTTCTCTAAGTTTCTGAATTTTGAGTATTTGGTTCTCTCTTCTACATACTTTTAGGCTTGGTTCCTGTAATTCTGAATTTTTATAGACTAGGAAAGTCTTTGTTACACCTTTGTAAAAAGCCTTTGTTGGGTTTTCTGAACACCCTTCATGACCCATTATTCAGCATTTTCTTATAATATTGTTTGGTCGCCATTCTGTTATTATACATGATGCTCAGTTGGTAGAAAGAGAGTTAAGGGAAGGGAAGGGGAGTGGAAGTAGAACTGTTAGTCTTATTGATGTCTTCTTGGTAAAAATCGTGCAGCTCAAcgtcttatttttattttaatgtcTAAACTCAATATTTAACACTACTTTATTTTAACTATTTTCTTCTGATGTCAGGTGGAACTTGCAGACAAACTTCCTCACGTTCAATCTCTTTGTATTCACGAGATGGTTGTTAGAGCTTACAAACACATACTGCAGGCTGTTGTGGCAGCAGTTGATAATATTGCTAATGTGGCTGCATCAATAGCTTCTTGTTTAAATGTATTGCTCGGGACGCCCTCCGCAGAAAATGGTGATTCAGATGATGACTTGAAATGGAAGTGGATAGAAACTTTTCTTTCTAAGAGGTTCGGGTGGCAGTGGAAGGATGAAAGTCGGGAGGATCTTAGAAAATTTGCCATTCTTCGAGGTCTTTGCCATAAGGTATAAAAATTCGAATGCTAAGAAATTGATTATTTGTCCTtagtaggggtgtcaaatgggcggttGGGCTGGATTTAGGGGgatgcacccccgggattagtcggggctcaaagagactcggacacccggggctaatcaaaaaaaataaatgggttgagttaataaatgacccgcccaaaagttacttgggctgaaatgggttgggctaaaatgGGCTAAAAGGCTGGTCATAACCCAactcttactaagttttaatttgTTCATTTGTTCTTGTATAATTTTTAAGTACCTAATAAAACTATTTTTATCTTTATCatggctatatataacatatcaaattaaaaaatatctattttgaaaatattttgagccgagggtctatcggaaacagcctggcaagtagaggtaaggtctgcgtgcactctaccctccccagaccccactttgtgggattacactgggtatgttgttgttgttgttgttgttgttgtttgacaTGGTTTCCATGGGTCAATTTGGGCTATGTATGGGTTGGGCTAAAACGGAGCAGACGGGTTATCttttcatgggctaattttgcTACCCCTAGTCCTTAGTAAGTCTTATCCTCCTTATCCGTACTAATTTCAGGTAGGACTTGAGCTTGTTCCAAAAGACTACGATATAGACTCTCCATTTCCTTTCAAGAAGACGGATATCATAAGTATGGTCCCCGTATACAAGGTATGCACACTAGTTTCCAAATATCAGAAGCAAAATGTGAATTATTAAGAGAACCTAAGAAAGTTTTGACAATTGTGGATATGCTCAACAGCATGTTGCATGCTCATCAGCGGATGGACGTACACTGCTGGAATCATCCAAAACTTCCCTGGATAAAGGCAAACTGGAGGATGCTGTAAACTATGGAACTAAGGTAACCATTTTTTTGTTGTTCAATGGCACGTCTAGATTATCATTCAAGGTCTCAAACTGAGATTTGTTTTGATTTTGAAGGCACTCTCAAAACTCGTGTCTGTCTGTGGTCCTTACCATCGAATGACAGCGGGTGCATACAGTCTATTAGCTGTGGTACTCTACCACACTGGTGATTTTAATCAggtataagtttatattttagaTTCTAAAATGGCTTTATAACTTTGTTAATATGCTGGTATCTTGTTCGAACTGCCTAAATAAGTGAAAAGCTAGCCTGTTTATGTTATGTGAGAATTTTTAACAGTAATTGGTTGCTACTTGTGTATTAGACCAGCATAAAATGTTTATATATGTAAGACATATTTTGGTCAGTGAATTCTTTAAAAGCAGAGAGTTCGGCATGCTGCCTTTTCTGGCCATATTTATTTCGCTGGATGCAGCGCTAACTTTCTTATAGTTTCCTTTAACATGTACTAATCATGATTTTCTTTCTTATATCTGTAATGTTTCCTCATATCAGGCTACTATTTATCAACAAAAAGCTTTGGATATTAATGAAAGAGAGCTTGGACTTGATCACCCAGATACAATGAAGAGTTATGGAGATTTAGCAGTTTTCTACTACCGACTTCAACACACAGAGTTGGCATTAAAGTACCTGCACCTCTCTCTTTTTGTGATTTTTTGTTTAGTTTTCATTGCTTGCCTTCTACTCTAGTGTGATGGAACATCCCTTCAGATTTATCAGGTTTTTGAATAGCTTCTCTTATTCATCAACTTAAACAGAATAAATCAACTGTTGTTGCTCTCagtcttatagcctgtttggccaagttgCCAAAATCAGTTTTTTTTGAGAAGTACTTCTCATCGAAAGTGCTTTGTGAGAGTAGTAGTTTGTGTTTGGAAAAATCATTTGAGAAGTGCTTTTGTTAGtaatttgtgtttggctaatatTTTCAAAAAGTGCTTTTTAAGTGTTGAACAACGAAAAAGGAAGTTAATACTACTATTAATTTGGTAAACATTAATTTTTGGTAAGCTAATCTTGTCCCTAAAAATTCACAAGTTCTTATTTTATTTTGGAGAAGCTACATTTTCGGCTTCTGCTACTTTGCAACAACACTTATTTCTTCaccagaagcttggccaaacgcCGGCATTCTTTaaaataagtgttttttttttgtgtgtttttaCAACTCTTGTTACAAATTAAAAGTTGTTTTTTGTAGAAGTACCTTTAGCTTTTCAAAAGATTGGCCGAACAGGCTATTACTTGTTTGTTGCAGACTTTCTTGCCAATAGAAACCGTACTTGGTTGTTGCAGACTTTCTTGCCAATAGAAACCGTTTCTCTTGCAGATCTTCTTCCATTCCCCCGCTGACTTTTAAATCACATAATAGAATATATAACTCTTACTCTGTTATGGAAATTCGTTTTGCTATTTATACTGGAAACAATCTCGTGTATTTTATCCTGGTGTTCCAGTGGAAGACCCCGAGGCTTATCAGATAAAAGAGgttaataacataaaagaaggGAAAATGGAAGTACAGATGAAGCACGGCCTGTTACTTGTCTGCTTTGAGTTTACTTTCCTGATTCTATTTAATGTTAGTTATTAGAAGAGGTTTGTAGAGTTATTCATTGAGCATGAGGCTAGAACCATGTTGTGAAAACAAAGAACTGAAACTGATATTAGACAAATAATGGCTACAACTATACCGTCTTTGTGTTTGTGTACTTTTCATGATTAATACCTTGCATCATCTTTTGCAAGGTATTAAGGCCAAAACTGATAACTAATTTTCTCTATTCAGGTATGTCAATCGTGCCCTCTATCTTTTGCATCTTACTTGTGGACCTTCTCATCCAAATACTGCTGCAACATATATAAACGTTGCAATGATGGAAGAAGGTCTCGGAAATGTCCATGTTGCACTTAGGTACCTTCACGAGGCTCTTAAGTGTAACCAGAGACTTCTTGGAGCTGACCACATTCAAGTAAATTCTCTCTCTCTCGTTCTAAAGTATTTGAGTGTCTAGTAAATCGGCCAGTTGGCgttctctttttgttttttaaaaccgAAATGTTTGTTTTCTCCAGACTGCTGCCAGCTATCATGCTATTGCAATTGCGCTTTCTTTAATGGAAGCATATTCCTTAAGCGTTCAGCATGAACAAACTACACTTCAGATACTGCAAGCTAAACTTGGACCCGATGACTTGCGTACTCAGGTATAAATTAGTTTGAAAATCTGGTCATTCAGTTTGTTCTCGGTGATGGACCTCGTGTCAATCTTATTCAGAATTTTCTGCAGGATGCTGCGGCATGGCTTGAGTATTTCGAGTCTAAAGCACTTGAGCAGCAAGAAGCTGCACGAAATGGTACCCCCAAGCCCGACGCCTCTATCTCAAGCAAAGGCCATCTAAGGTAGTAATATTCTTACCCtctattcttttcttcttttcctaATCTTACATTTAATATTTAGTTATAGTTGTAGGGAAAAAATCACTAcataaatttgttttttttttaaaataatcttCCTGTTCCTTACTTTTACACTTTTTCTGGTTACTCTTAGGAAGAACCAGGCTAAGAAATATGCGAAACCTTACATATGCTAATCAAATTTTGTTTTCCTCATTGATATACTTAGTGTCTCGGACTTGTTGGATTACATAGCTCCAGATGCTGAGATGAAGGCTAGAGAAGCGCAAAAGAAGCAAGCTCGTGCAAAGGTTTGAGTTTTGACTTCTGTCATTTGCTTTCCGAACTCAAAGCATTTTCTAATTTTTCCATGTTGATTGGTCAAGAGAAAGCATTTTCTCTAAGAAAACATGTTCCTtaaaaatgacttccctagtgAAAATAGGGAAAATAAGTTCCATGAGTGGCATTCCATACTGATTGTCACCTCCCCACTCCCCATCACCCCCACACTCACCCACCATAGTGTTTGCCTCgattatatacaaatgcttttGAGACAATATTTCTGTTTGCTTACCAAACAAAAGAAAGTTAGTaacaaaagcacttattttcctggaaaacattttctttccTACCACACACACCCTTAGTTCGCTTTACTGAAGTATCCTGTCCAAATTTCCTAATTTCTCAAACAGGTTAAAGGCAAGGCAGGGCAAAATGGGGGAATAGCTTCCGATGAATTTGAGAAGGATGAACTTCTTTCTCCAACTAGTCCTGTTGTGGAGAACTCTAGTGATAAAGAGAACAAGTCAGAATTAGACGACAAATCAGAATTGAAGATTGCCGAACCCACACCTAAGCAATCTGCTCACGTTTTGGTAGAACAGACACTATTGGAGAAAAATGACGACGTGATACAAGAGGATACCTCGGAGGAAGGATGGCAAGAGGCTTTACCCAAAGGCCGTTCAACAATGGGGCGTAATAAGCTTTCTAGTTCTAGAAAACCTAACCTTGCTAAACTTAACACCAACTTCCCGAATGCTTCCCATTTACCAAGAGCTCGAGGTAAAACGAATAATTTTTCATCTCCAAGATTGACTCCAATTAATGAATCTACTGCATCGTCTGGGCTATCTCCTGCTTCAAAGAAGTTTGTGAAGAGTGCTAGTTTTAGTCCCAAATCGGGACCCGCAAGCCCTGCTCAAACGGAACAAGCTGTGAAAACTAATTCAATTGTCAGCTCAATCAGCGTTCAGGCAGCTGGAAAACTATTTTCTTACAAAGAAGTTGCTTTAGCTCCACCTGGTACCATTGTGAAAGCAGTGGCAGAGCAATTGCCAAAGGATGGTAGTTCAGAACACAAGGAGACTGTGGCGACTGATTCAACTCAGCCGACAACAGCGAGAACCGGTGATGGAGAAAAGGTTCAGAAAGTCAGAGAAGAGAAGAAACATAATGATTCTGGTGAAAATAATGACCCTCAACAAAGTGAAGAGAAAGGACTCGTATCAGCCGAATCTTCGGAGGGGACAAAGGCTGACGCTTCTGGGGAGAA
Coding sequences within it:
- the LOC132602905 gene encoding protein REDUCED CHLOROPLAST COVERAGE 2 isoform X1; the protein is MAPKAGKAKPHKAKGEKKKKEEKVLPNVIEITVETPEDSQVMLKGISTDKILDVRKLLAVNVETCHMTNYSLSHEVRGTRLKDTVEIVLLKPCHLSLVEEEYTEEQSVAHIRRLLDIVACTTSFNSSSSSSPKPTGRTGTEPGSENAQPETTKSGKPKKSGSPKKPAKTDVTAACGGADGVDAAEKGDPAMMCPPPRLGQFYEFFSFGHLTPPIQYIRRSSRPFLEDKTEDDFFQIDVRICSGKPTTIVASRTGFYPAGKRSLLSHSLVGLLQQLSRVFDAAYKALMKGFTEHNKFGNLPYGFRANTWVVPPFVADNPATFPPLPMEDENWGGNGGGQGRNGKHDHRPWAKEFAILAAMPCKTAEERQIRDRKAFLLHSLFVDVSVIKAVAAIKHLVDNSQGGTNSYEEKIGDLLISVNKDMSDASKKLDNKNDGIQVLGMSLEELAKRNLLKGITADESATVHDTFTLGVVVVRHCGYTAIVKVAAEVNWGTKPIPQDIEIDDQAEGGANALNVNSLRMLLHKSSTPQTPSQVHKFHGADVEDVLAAKSLVRQVLGESLQKLQEEDSKQVKSIRWELGACWVQHLQNQASGKVESKKTDEAKVEPAVKGLGKNGGLLKDIKKKSDDKSSKASSGNEVPSSDKKELEKQDEEMEMLWKKVLPEAAYLRLKESETGLHLKSPDELISMAHKYYADTALPKLVADFGSLELSPVDGRTLTDFMHTRGLQMCSLGRVVELADKLPHVQSLCIHEMVVRAYKHILQAVVAAVDNIANVAASIASCLNVLLGTPSAENGDSDDDLKWKWIETFLSKRFGWQWKDESREDLRKFAILRGLCHKVGLELVPKDYDIDSPFPFKKTDIISMVPVYKHVACSSADGRTLLESSKTSLDKGKLEDAVNYGTKALSKLVSVCGPYHRMTAGAYSLLAVVLYHTGDFNQATIYQQKALDINERELGLDHPDTMKSYGDLAVFYYRLQHTELALKYVNRALYLLHLTCGPSHPNTAATYINVAMMEEGLGNVHVALRYLHEALKCNQRLLGADHIQTAASYHAIAIALSLMEAYSLSVQHEQTTLQILQAKLGPDDLRTQNFLQDAAAWLEYFESKALEQQEAARNGTPKPDASISSKGHLSVSDLLDYIAPDAEMKAREAQKKQARAKVKGKAGQNGGIASDEFEKDELLSPTSPVVENSSDKENKSELDDKSELKIAEPTPKQSAHVLVEQTLLEKNDDVIQEDTSEEGWQEALPKGRSTMGRNKLSSSRKPNLAKLNTNFPNASHLPRARGKTNNFSSPRLTPINESTASSGLSPASKKFVKSASFSPKSGPASPAQTEQAVKTNSIVSSISVQAAGKLFSYKEVALAPPGTIVKAVAEQLPKDGSSEHKETVATDSTQPTTARTGDGEKVQKVREEKKHNDSGENNDPQQSEEKGLVSAESSEGTKADASGEKEGNVVTDSEVKTASKNKGGDSANSSVTGIQNDGSSSDSNAISKVDVPESKADNSLDTSSDLEPAADLVTEKNDDKDNASNTSSVTTESDQQGDSETGKEATKKLSAAAPPFNPSPVPVFGTIPAPVFKEHGGILPSPVNIPPMLPVNPVRRSPHQSATARVPYGPRLSGGYGRSGNRVPRNKPPAFINGEPNPRIMNPHAAEFVPGQPWVPNGFPVAPNGYMASPNVMPVSPNGYPTSPDGSPVTENGLPVSPVEAGESPSAVTVEGDSENHDTAVADGTEAETVEMGSKQIMQGQEEDVEKKLHSDMPKDDEGSQCVNGEKSGDTPALSDETTASQEACSTVVLEVNGTKRWGDYSDGENEVAEVAI